A genomic segment from Equus przewalskii isolate Varuska chromosome X, EquPr2, whole genome shotgun sequence encodes:
- the CXCR3 gene encoding C-X-C chemokine receptor type 3, translated as MVLEITEHQVFQDSELAFLLENCSSSYDYLGENESDTCCASPPCPQDFSLNFDRAFLPALYGLLFVLGLLGNGAVAAVLLSQRAALSSTDTFLLHLAVADALLVLTLPLWAVDAAVQWVFGSGLCKVAGALFNINFYAGALLLACISFDRYLSIVHATQLYRRGPPTRVALTCVVVWGLCLLFALPDFIFLSAHRDERLNATHCQYNFPQVGRTALRVLQLVAGFLLPLLVMAYCYARILAVLLVSRGQRRLRAMRLVVVVVVAFALCWTPYYLVMLVDTLMDLGALARNCGRESHVDVAKSVTSGLGYMHCCLNPLLYAFVGVKFRERMWMLLMRLGCPDQKGHQRQPPSCRRDSSWSETTEASYSGL; from the exons ATGGTCCTTGAG ATCACCGAACATCAAGTGTTCCAAGACTCTGAGCTTGCCTTCCTCCTGGAAAACTGCAGCTCTTCCTATGACTACCTAGGAGAAAATGAGAGTGACACCTGCTGCGCGTCCCCACCCTGCCCACAGGACTTCAGCCTGAACTTTGACAGGGCCTTCCTGCCGGCCCTCTACGGCCTCCTCTTTGTGCTGGGGCTGCTGGGCAACGGCGCTGTGGCGGCCGTGCTGCTGAGCCAGCGGGCCGCCCTGAGCAGCACCGACACTTTCCTGCTCCACCTGGCCGTGGCTGACGCACTGCTGGTGCTGACCCTCCCGCTCTGGGCAGTGGATGCTGCTGTCCAGTGGGTCTTCGGCTCTGGCCTCTGCAAAGTGGCAGGTGCCCTCTTCAACATCAACTTCTATGCAGGGGCCCTCCTACTGGCCTGCATCAGCTTTGATCGGTACCTGAGCATAGTGCATGCCACCCAACTCTACCGCCGGGGGCCCCCGACCCGCGTGGCCCTCACTTGTGTAGTTGTCTGGGGGCTCTGTCTGCTCTTTGCCCTCCCAGACTTCATCTTCCTGTCAGCCCACCGTGACGAGCGCCTCAATGCCACCCACTGCCAGTACAACTTCCCGCAGGTGGGTCGCACAGCTCTGCGCGTACTGCAGCTGGTTGCTGGTTTCCTGCTGCCCTTGCTGGTCATGGCCTACTGCTATGCCCGCATCCTGGCTGTGCTGCTGGTCTCCAGAGGCCAGCGGCGGCTGCGAGCCATGCGCCTAGTGGTGGTGGTAGTTGTGGCCTTTGCCCTCTGCTGGACCCCCTACTACCTGGTGATGCTGGTGGACACCCTCATGGACCTGGGGGCCTTGGCCCGCAACTGTGGCAGAGAAAGTCATGTGGATGTGGCCAAGTCTGTCACCTCAGGTCTAGGGTATATGCACTGCTGCCTCAACCCGCTGCTCTACGCCTTTGTGGGTGTCAAGTTCCGAGAGCGTATGTGGATGCTACTTATGCGCCTGGGCTGCCCTGACCAGAAAGGGCATCAACGGCAGCCACCATCTTGCCGCCGGGATTCATCCTGGTCTGAGACCACAGAGGCCTCCTACTCAGGCTTGTGA